A window of Cydia pomonella isolate Wapato2018A chromosome 22, ilCydPomo1, whole genome shotgun sequence contains these coding sequences:
- the LOC133529982 gene encoding uncharacterized protein LOC133529982 produces MLSIVKMDFDSDVEVLEEDIKTEVVDVDENSNEDTKDLNILNNVVHDLELIPIVYTTKLDDMFVGRTLYPVGLDPKETTARIIKESKPVLRTIPGPPKKGRKNKRRFSELEDTLRRIYHPTKEMAIKEIETEPAICNIKIDSVKSEIVDEPIVEVKIEDLEGQSEKAAPKDTCKYSELLKQCKQCSVLLPAVIGYGQVLHGGQLLKASKVQKRGAVSTSLSSSDDDVPLITFPPDLLIERVKKPEIPVKPTQPNVIEINSLQRRKSKGTSSEIAQRILRNSLLEIEDIFSNEHFFYFTDNDGNLLHYFENLKDKPLYEAASLHESRYKISNCCWVKKDEFVMSLYPKVLKYPNVRFIRTTHPCKPGACTCCCRKKEVYKKPDLDFSDVQSVPSSSKESDDVGVVRDLEEEIDVSIININRTPKLNSNEWLKNILTAKRTNDKNSLIGKALKYKKPPAYKISRE; encoded by the exons ATGTTGTCAATTGTGAAGATGGATTTCGATTCAG ATGTCGAAGTATTGGAAGAAGATATCAAAACAGAGGTGGTTGATGTCGACGAAAACTCAAATGAAGACACAAAAGATCTAAATATACTAAATAATGTAGTACATGATCTAGAACTAATACCCATCGTTTACACGACAAAGTTGGACGATATGTTTGTGGGGAGAACTTTGTATCCCGTTGGGTTAGACCCAAAAGAAACTACCGCCAGGATAATAAAAGAAAGTAAACCTGTATTACGTACTATTCCTGGGCCTCCGAAAAAAGGACGAAAGAATAAACGAAGATTTAGCGAATTAGAAGATACACTTCGAAGAATATATCATCCAACCAAAGAAATGGCTATTAAAGAAATAGAAACAGAACCTGCTATATGTAACATTAAAATTGATTCTGTGAAAAGTGAAATTGTAGATGAACCAATCGTGGAAGTGAAAATTGAAGATTTAGAGGGACAGTCAGAAAAAGCGGCGCCCAAAGACACATGTAAATATAGTGAACTTTTAAAACAGTGCAAACAGTGTAGTGTTTTACTTCCAGCAGTAATAGGATATGGGCAAGTGTTACATGGCGGACAGTTGCTTAAAGCAAGTAAAGTACAAAAACGTGGCGCAGTTAGTACATCACTAAGCTCTTCGGATGATGATGTACCGCTAATAACTTTTCCTCCAGATCTACTAATAGAACGCGTAAAAAAACCTGAAATCCCTGTAAAACCAACACAACCAaatgtaattgaaattaatagttTACAACGAAGAAAATCAAAAGGTACTTCATCTGAAATAGCTCAACGTATTTTGCGTAATAGCTTATTGGAAATAGAGGACATATTTTCTAATGAACATTTCTTTTACTTCACTGATAATGATGGTAATTTATTACACTATTTCGAAAACCTTAAAGACAAGCCTCTCTATGAGGCGGCAAGTTTACACGagagtaggtataaaataagtaattgcTGCTGGGTCAAGAAGGATGAATTTGTTATGTCGTTGTATCCTAAAGTTCTTAAATATCCTAACGTGCGTTTCATAAGAACGACACATCCGTGCAAGCCAGGTGCTTGTACTTGCTGCTGCCGCAAAAAAGAAGTCTATAAGAAGCCTGATTTAGATTTTTCTGACGTACAATCAGTTCCTTCATCTAGTAAAGAATCTGACGATGTTGGGGTAGTTCGGGACTTAGAAGAAGAAATTGATGTAAGCATCATAAATATTAACAGAACTCCGAAACTTAATTCCAATGAAtggttgaaaaatattttaactgcaAAGCGAACTAatgataaaaatagtttaatagGAAAAGCACTAAAGTACAAAAAACCCCCCGCCTACAAAATTAGCCGAGAATAG